Proteins encoded in a region of the Sugiyamaella lignohabitans strain CBS 10342 chromosome B, complete sequence genome:
- the PRM15 gene encoding phosphoribomutase PRM15 — translation MTVKNWRTGWAKVSGGGGMPPAAGALPQTPWLLSLRSSRASTVLATSCEAGATGSGAAPQPPEACPIDLWSNGLGIQFGTAGLRGRMEAGFDRMNDLTVLQASQGLVSYVRNTVPNAEAQGVVIGHDHRHNSSRFAELTALAFVTKGFKVYTLGQCHTPLVPFAIDEFRASCGVMVTASHNPAQDNGYKVYWQNGCQIIPPHDVGIAQSIEENAEPWTWDVSVLKDNQLVVDIGSQSSAVLVSKYFAKMNQVLGFTDGHTGGRRASAVGPGAARDSIQFVYTPMHGVGLPYLHEAASQLGLSANSVVTVNEQAQPDPDFPTVSFPNPEEKGALDLAMKLADSRGISIVLANDPDADRFAVAVKDTRSESGKWIQLTGNQVGAIFADHWRTRWKKNGDKKLAMLNSTVSSQLIASLAAKYGFHYEDTLTGFKWIGNRAITLEYQGYDIPFAFEEALGYMFAVVHDKDGISAAYVFIQILLELQEQSTTVLDKLESIYQDVGYFEEHNSYYIVNNPSTTDTVFEYIRTAGTSPSNPHYPRTIGRFDVSSWRDLTTGYDSSTPNNVPTLPVSNSSQMITVTLSSPANETVRFTARGSGTEPKLKVYIEAKGSTRSSAQQLADEVWDLLLNEWFRPPVTGLVPV, via the coding sequence ATGACCGTAAAGAACTGGAGAACCGGTTGGGCAAAAGtaagtggtggtgggggtatgcctccggcggctggggctctgccccagaccccgtggctcctctcgcttcgctcgagtcgggcgtcgacggtcctagccacctcctgcgaagcaggagctacggggtctggggcagcgccccagccgccggaggcatgtcccaTCGACCTGTGGTCTAACGGTTTAGGAATCCAGTTTGGTACTGCCGGTTTGAGGGGCCGGATGGAGGCCGGGTTCGACCGTATGAACGATTTGACGGTTTTGCAGGCTTCGCAGGGTCTGGTGAGTTATGTCCGGAATACAGTTCCAAATGCCGAAGCTCAGGGCGTTGTGATTGGGCATGATCATAGACACAATTCCAGCCGATTCGCAGAATTGACGGCCTTGGCGTTTGTCACTAAAGGGTTCAAGGTGTACACATTGGGCCAATGTCATACTCCTTTGGTCCCGTTTGCTATTGACGAGTTTCGTGCTAGCTGTGGTGTTATGGTGACAGCTAGTCATAATCCGGCTCAGGATAATGGTTATAAGGTTTATTGGCAGAACGGGTGCCAGATTATTCCACCTCATGATGTGGGTATTGCCCAGTCTATTGAAGAGAATGCTGAACCGTGGACATGGGACGTATCGGTTTTGAAAGATAACCAGCTGGTAGTGGATATTGGTTCTCAGTCTTCGGCAGTGCTGGTGTCGAAATATTTCGCGAAAATGAACCAGGTCCTTGGATTTACAGACGGTCATACTGGTGGCCGTAGAGCCAGTGCTGTTGGACCGGGAGCCGCAAGGGATTCAATTCAGTTTGTTTATACCCCAATGCATGGAGTGGGTCTTCCTTATCTTCATGAAGCAGCCAGTCAGTTGGGTTTGTCGGCAAACTCAGTAGTTACGGTCAACGAACAAGCCCAGCCCGACCCAGACTTTCCTACTGTATCGTTTCCAAACccagaagaaaaaggagCATTGGATTTGGCAATGAAACTAGCCGATTCGAGGGGAATTTCTATTGTTCTTGCAAATGAtcctgatgctgatagGTTTGCAGTGGCTGTTAAGGATACCAGATCCGAATCTGGCAAATGGATCCAGTTAACTGGCAACCAAGTGGGCGCGATATTTGCTGACCATTGGAGAACTCGTTGGAAGAAAAATGGGGATAAAAAGCTCGCGATGCTGAACTCAACAGTTTCCAGTCAATTGATTGCCAGCCTGGCTGCTAAGTATGGGTTTCATTATGAGGATACTCTGACCGGGTTCAAATGGATAGGTAATCGTGCTATTACGTTAGAGTATCAGGGATATGATATTCCttttgcttttgaagaGGCTCTGGGATACATGTTCGCTGTAGTACATGACAAAGACGGCATTAGTGCAGCATATGTATTTATTCAGATCTTACTGGAGCTACAAGAACAGTCGACCACTGTATTAGATAAACTAGAGTCGATCTACCAGGATGTGGGATATTTCGAGGAGCACAATTCTTATTACATTGTCAATAATCCGTCGACCACTGATACTGTTTTCGAATACATTCGCACTGCCGGTACTAGTCCGTCTAATCCACATTACCCTCGCACAATTGGTCGATTCGACGTATCCAGCTGGCGTGATCTGACTACTGGCTACGATTCCAGTACCCCCAACAATGTACCCACTTTACCAGTCTCAAACTCGTCACAGATGATTACCGTGACACTCAGTTCACCGGCAAACGAAACTGTGCGATTCACCGCTCGCGGCAGCGGCACCGAACCCAAACTCAAGGTGTATATTGAAGCCAAGGGCTCTACCCGTTCATCAGCCCAACAACTGGCCGACGAAGTATgggatcttcttctgaacGAGTGGTTCCGACCACCTGTGACGGGACTTGTGCCGGTCTAA
- the VAN1 gene encoding Van1p (Component of the mannan polymerase I; complex contains Van1p and Mnn9p and is involved in the first steps of mannan synthesis; mutants are vanadate-resistant; GO_component: GO:0005794 - Golgi apparatus [Evidence IEA]; GO_component: GO:0000139 - Golgi membrane [Evidence IEA]; GO_component: GO:0000136 - alpha-1,6-mannosyltransferase complex [Evidence IPI] [PMID 9430634]; GO_component: GO:0000136 - alpha-1,6-mannosyltransferase complex [Evidence IDA] [PMID 9434768]; GO_component: GO:0005783 - endoplasmic reticulum [Evidence IEA]; GO_component: GO:0005789 - endoplasmic reticulum membrane [Evidence IEA]; GO_component: GO:0016021 - integral component of membrane [Evidence IEA]; GO_component: GO:0016020 - membrane [Evidence IEA]; GO_function: GO:0000009 - alpha-1,6-mannosyltransferase activity [Evidence IDA] [PMID 12235155]; GO_process: GO:0006487 - protein N-linked glycosylation [Evidence IDA,IMP] [PMID 9430634]; GO_process: GO:0040008 - regulation of growth [Evidence IEA]; GO_process: GO:0030435 - sporulation resulting in formation of a cellular spore [Evidence IEA]), with protein sequence MFSHLKNLTYPHQLIDIAFMVSDSDDTTLEDLKANIAALDKVTDKGIQPFHEIAIFEKDFGAVIGQGFDVRHGVKVQGVRRKLMGRARNWLLGSALKPYHSWVYWRDADIETSPVTIIEDLMKHDRDVIVPNVWRPLPEWLGGEQPYDLNSWQESDAALELARTLHEDEVIVEGYAEYPTWRPHLAYSRSEDGDPNEIIDLDGVGGVSILARAKVFRHGANFPGFAFENHAETEAFGKMSRKMGFSVGGLVHYTVWHQYEPSEDDLKHMKEMEEAEKATATMISL encoded by the coding sequence ATGTTCTCACATCTGAAAAATTTAACATATCCACATCAGTTGATTGATATTGCATTCATGGtatctgattctgatgataCTACTTTGGAAGATTTAAAAGCGAATATTGCTGCCCTAGATAAAGTCACTGACAAGGGAATACAGCCATTTCATGAAATCGCCATTTTCGAAAAAGACTTTGGTGCTGTAATTGGCCAGGGTTTCGACGTCCGTCATGGCGTCAAAGTACAAGGTGTACGCAGAAAATTAATGGGCCGCGCCAGAAATTGGCTGCTGGGCTCGGCTTTAAAGCCATATCATAGCTGGGTTTATTGGCGAGATGCCGATATTGAAACGTCTCCAGTGACTATTATCGAGGATCTGATGAAACATGATCGTGACGTCATTGTTCCTAATGTCTGGAGACCTCTTCCGGAATGGTTAGGAGGTGAGCAGCCATATGATCTTAATTCATGGCAAGAGAGTGACGCTGCTTTGGAATTAGCAAGAACTTTACACGAAGACGAGGTTATTGTTGAGGGATATGCCGAATATCCTACATGGAGACCACATCTGGCGTATTCCCGAAGCGAAGATGGCGATCCAAATGAAATCATTGATTTGGATGGTGTGGGTGGTGTATCCATTCTGGCGAGAGCCAAAGTCTTTCGCCACGGCGCAAACTTTCCTGGTTTTGCGTTTGAAAACCACGCTGAAACTGAAGCATTTGGTAAAATGTCTCGTAAAATGGGCTTCAGTGTTGGCGGCTTAGTACACTATACTGTATGGCACCAGTATGAGCCCAGTGAAGACGACTTGAAGCATATGAAGGAGATGGAAGAGGCCGAGAAGGCTACAGCCACAATGATTTCTTTATAA
- the FCP1 gene encoding Fcp1p (Carboxy-terminal domain (CTD) phosphatase; essential for dephosphorylation of the repeated C-terminal domain of the RNA polymerase II large subunit (Rpo21p); relocalizes to the cytosol in response to hypoxia; GO_component: GO:0005829 - cytosol [Evidence IDA] [PMID 22932476]; GO_component: GO:0005634 - nucleus [Evidence IEA,IEA,IEA]; GO_component: GO:0005634 - nucleus [Evidence IPI] [PMID 11003641]; GO_component: GO:0005634 - nucleus [Evidence IDA] [PMID 22932476]; GO_function: GO:0016787 - hydrolase activity [Evidence IEA]; GO_function: GO:0004721 - phosphoprotein phosphatase activity [Evidence IEA,IEA,IEA]; GO_function: GO:0004722 - protein serine/threonine phosphatase activity [Evidence IDA,IMP] [PMID 10445027]; GO_function: GO:0004722 - protein serine/threonine phosphatase activity [Evidence IDA] [PMID 11904169]; GO_process: GO:0070940 - dephosphorylation of RNA polymerase II C-terminal domain [Evidence IDA,IMP] [PMID 10445027]; GO_process: GO:0070940 - dephosphorylation of RNA polymerase II C-terminal domain [Evidence IDA] [PMID 11904169]; GO_process: GO:0070940 - dephosphorylation of RNA polymerase II C-terminal domain [Evidence IDA] [PMID 16301539]; GO_process: GO:0006357 - regulation of transcription from RNA polymerase II promoter [Evidence IGI,IMP] [PMID 10445027]; GO_process: GO:0006357 - regulation of transcription from RNA polymerase II promoter [Evidence IGI] [PMID 12370301]) codes for MIEPTQIPLPVSVKFPVVITGFLQSEQTEVVKHTPLFKYKYWDYVEEPILAGEEDDDEDEVADQQANDNNKRNTHDPGAGADIGPVATGPIADSDLESNGFDSAGLRGTNSGGESKESAKERRSHSPANSSSEQKTRRVKKEFFSSFEAPVKGVIDSFLFCVGDRVDSSHQPVVSIIEPCTHSVQYGGLCALCGASLDEQDYTEFNNTDRAPISMSHDTSGLKVSYNEAERIEKSSSQRLLDEKKLILVVDLDQTVIHAAVDPTIGEWMRDEKNPNHASLKDVRTFCLEETVPMPPRARANSPDKPLVNPPTSLCWYYVKLRPGLDSFLKSLAELYEMHIYTMATKSYAKAIANIIDPDGKYFGDRILSRDDSGSLLQKSLKRLFPVSTSMVAIIDDRGDVWKWSNNLIKVVPYNFFVGIGDINSSFLPQRTGIIESSMKKKRNSITAGTAPAAASTTSSASNTDSVDTTDKDANTATSQDVSGDMDVDKSTTSNDKDSSDSNSTETPTADGESKIKGYVNGLETEADQEVEESVELSPVEQLVTIGGGEDNVELLSVQASERSASLEAQQIERPLAKLQRDLDRKLHHEDSESTKSNSTTPSSSPDGTPNSSSTNDGNTDSNTPATSTDDIEDIPSDHVLNDNDNELEHLENALRMIHTKFYSDYEAKSNTKLKHRYPVDDQESTPDLSEIIPHLKSKVFDGCVFLFSGIVPLGRNFDTYDIVQWVRSFGAVVVADLIDSVTHVIATSGGTFKVRMAAGHPKIKIVYSDWVYACIAAWKRVPEDEYLIEVPDPLFVSEGGEESNPQDHWIKEPVTQPEEAVVEKFRQSLTDGDIDWDEADKELEEFMASDDDDDDDEDDDGDDETSDNDENKNENIDQNDNDDRHDNETPSKPDETVSRKHDRTDDSADEPPSFKTARLDPDDANRQDDDDDDGDSYDEDEFAKELENDLL; via the coding sequence ATGATTGAGCCGACACAAATTCCCTTGCCCGTGTCGGTCAAGTTTCCCGTGGTGATTACGGGCTTTTTACAGTCGGAACAAACAGAAGTTGTTAAACACACGCCGCTGTTCAAGTATAAATACTGGGATTATGTTGAAGAGCCCATTCTTGCTGGCGAagaggatgacgatgaagatgaggtgGCTGACCAACAGGCTAacgataataataaacgTAATACTCATGACCCAGGTGCCGGTGCTGATATTGGTCCGGTAGCCACTGGTCCCATTGCTGATAGCGATCTAGAGTCGAATGGGTTTGATTCGGCTGGTTTAAGAGGAACTAATTCTGGTGGGGAGTCGAAAGAGAGTGCTAAAGAGAGGAGATCTCATAGTCCAGCGAACAGCAGTTCGGAGCAGAAAACTCGGCGGGTCAAGAAAGAGTTCTTTTCATCGTTTGAAGCGCCTGTTAAAGGGGTTATTGACTCGTTTCTGTTTTGTGTGGGTGATAGAGTCGATAGTAGCCATCAGCCGGTGGTGTCGATTATTGAGCCCTGTACCCACTCTGTTCAGTATGGTGGGTTATGTGCTTTATGTGGTGCCAGTCTGGATGAACAAGATTATACTGAGTTCAACAATACTGACAGGGCTCCTATATCCATGTCTCATGATACCAGTGGGTTAAAAGTGTCGTATAACGAGGCTGAGAGGATCGAAAAGTCGTCGTCTCAGAGACTATTAGACGAGAAAAAACTGATTCTCGTTGTGGATCTCGATCAGACCGTCATTCATGCTGCTGTCGACCCCACTATAGGAGAGTGGATGAGAGACGAAAAGAATCCTAATCATGCTTCTTTAAAAGATGTTCGCACTTTTTGTCTAGAAGAGACAGTACCTATGCCACCACGAGCTCGTGCTAATTCTCCAGATAAACCACTAGTAAATCCACCTACATCACTTTGTTGGTATTATGTTAAACTAAGGCCTGGTCTCGACTCGTTTCTCAAATCTTTGGCTGAACTGTATGAAATGCATATATACACCATGGCCACCAAGTCATATGCCAAGGCCATTGCCAATATTATAGATCCAGATGGCAAGTATTTTGGAGATCGCATTTTATCCCGTGATGATAGTGGAAGTCTGCTGCAAAAGTCGCTTAAACGGTTGTTCCCAGTGTCGACTTCGATGGTTGCGATAATCGATGACCGTGGAGATGTGTGGAAATGGAGCAATAACCTGATCAAGGTGGTGCCATACAACTTTTTTGTCGGCATTGGAGATATCAATTCGAGCTTCCTTCCCCAGCGTACTGGAATTATTGAGTCGtctatgaagaagaagcgaAATAGTATTACTGCTGGTACTGCTCCTGCCGCTGCAAGTACtacttcttcagcatcaaacACAGATTCGGTTGATACCACCGACAAGGATGCCAATACAGCGACCAGCCAAGATGTTTCTGGTGATATGGATGTCGATAAAAGCACGACCTCAAACGATAAAGATAGCTCTGATTCAAATTCCACAGAAACTCCCACAGCCGATGGCGAGTCTAAAATCAAAGGTTACGTCAACGGACTTGAAACCGAAGCCGACCAAGAGGTAGAAGAGTCGGTCGAACTATCACCTGTTGAGCAGCTGGTGACTATTGGAGGAGGCGAGGATAATGTCGAGCTGCTCAGTGTACAAGCTAGTGAACGGTCGGCATCTTTAGAAGCACAGCAAATAGAACGTCCTCTGGCCAAACTTCAAAGAGACCTGGATAGAAAATTGCATCACGAAGACTCGGAGTCAACGAAATCCAACAGTACCACGCCTAGTTCTTCTCCAGACGGCACTCCCAATAGCAGCTCTACCAATGATGGTAATACCGACTCGAACACACCTGCCACTAGTACTGACGATATCGAAGATATCCCATCCGACCATGTTTTAAACGATAACGACAATGAGCTAGAGCATCTAGAAAACGCGCTGCGTATGATTCATACCAAGTTCTATTCAGACTATGAAGCTAAATCCAATACTAAACTAAAGCATCGCTACCCAGTGGACGACCAAGAGTCGACCCCAGACCTGTCAGAAATCATTCCCCATCTCAAAAGCAAGGTATTCGATGGATGTGTATTCCTATTCTCGGGAATCGTTCCTTTGGGCCGCAACTTTGACACGTATGACATTGTCCAGTGGGTTCGCAGTTTTggagctgttgttgttgcagACCTGATAGACTCAGTTACTCACGTTATCGCCACATCAGGTGGTACATTCAAGGTCCGTATGGCTGCTGGCCACccgaaaatcaaaatcgTGTACTCGGACTGGGTGTACGCCTGTATAGCGGCCTGGAAACGAGTGCCGGAAGACGAGTACCTGATCGAAGTACCCGACCCACTTTTCGTGTCTGAAGGTGGTGAAGAGTCCAACCCGCAAGACCACTGGATCAAAGAGCCCGTAACGCAACCAGAAGAGGCCGTAGTAGAAAAGTTCCGCCAATCGCTCACTGACGGCGACATCGATTGGGATGAAGCCGATAAAGAGCTCGAAGAGTTCATGGCttctgacgatgacgatgatgacgacgaagacgacgatggCGATGATGAGACCAGTGACAATGACGAAAATAAAAACGAGAATATCGACCAGAACGACAATGACGACCGCCATGACAACGAAACCCCCAGCAAACCCGACGAAACGGTCTCGCGAAAGCACGACCGCACCGACGATTCTGCCGACGAACCACCCTCTTTCAAAACAGCCCGTCTTGATCCCGACGACGCCAACCGCcaagacgacgacgacgacgacggcGACAGctacgacgaagacgagtTTGCCAAAGAGCTCGAAAACGATCTATTGTAA